One genomic segment of Natrononativus amylolyticus includes these proteins:
- a CDS encoding S1 family peptidase, whose protein sequence is MPTTRDYEYLLECANVIGVDYNEAENRVKVFVSQKMPPETLADEDDVKKRVQETDADVTVDVVDAGYDDERAGYEPLSTLEVIPEALEGRGERHRPVPAGVSEINAISTAGTGGPYPARVTADATDEASGAVWSDAVGADDLVRLSNNHVYARSNEADLGEPILQPSPQDGGESDDEVGALVGYVPIDDGVRVDVAARSVDRDRESDRYLELEDEWPTGVRRDGYEELREETVTKTGRTTGVTSATVEATSASVNVDFGEGGTITLRDQLITGYMSEPGDSGSAVFLEDGELVGLLFAGSTEQTICNRIANVEADLGVEILTEEPDDGNGDGGGDREPPVYTTTFERALEVDLEGASLDLESVTFGGRPQPGATVPLRIAVVASEPGSYWVDVDGDRERFEIGGESSDDLGHTVTASAAVPEDAAGTLSVSIAGGRLE, encoded by the coding sequence ATGCCAACGACCCGAGACTACGAGTACCTCCTCGAGTGTGCGAACGTGATCGGCGTCGACTACAACGAGGCGGAGAACCGGGTGAAGGTGTTCGTCTCACAGAAGATGCCGCCCGAGACGCTCGCGGACGAGGACGACGTGAAAAAGCGCGTACAGGAGACCGACGCAGACGTAACCGTCGACGTCGTCGACGCCGGCTACGACGACGAGCGAGCGGGGTACGAGCCGCTGTCGACGCTCGAGGTGATTCCCGAGGCGCTCGAGGGACGCGGGGAGCGCCACCGGCCGGTCCCCGCGGGCGTGAGCGAGATCAATGCGATCTCGACGGCGGGGACGGGCGGCCCCTACCCGGCTCGCGTCACGGCGGACGCGACCGACGAGGCGAGCGGGGCGGTCTGGAGTGACGCCGTCGGGGCCGACGACCTCGTTCGGCTGTCGAACAACCACGTCTACGCCCGCTCGAACGAGGCCGACCTCGGCGAGCCGATCCTCCAGCCGTCGCCCCAGGACGGCGGCGAGAGCGACGACGAAGTCGGGGCACTGGTCGGCTACGTTCCCATCGACGACGGGGTCCGGGTCGACGTCGCCGCACGATCCGTCGACCGCGACCGGGAGAGCGACCGGTACCTCGAACTCGAGGACGAGTGGCCGACGGGGGTTCGCCGCGACGGCTACGAGGAACTGCGCGAGGAGACGGTCACGAAGACCGGGCGAACGACGGGCGTGACGAGCGCGACGGTCGAGGCGACGAGCGCGAGCGTCAACGTCGACTTCGGCGAGGGGGGAACGATCACCCTCCGCGATCAGCTGATAACCGGCTACATGTCCGAACCCGGCGACAGCGGCTCCGCGGTCTTCCTCGAGGACGGCGAACTCGTGGGGCTGCTGTTCGCCGGCTCGACCGAACAGACGATCTGCAACCGGATCGCGAACGTCGAGGCGGATCTCGGCGTCGAAATCCTCACCGAGGAGCCCGACGACGGCAACGGCGACGGCGGAGGCGACCGGGAGCCGCCGGTGTACACGACCACCTTCGAGCGCGCCCTCGAGGTGGACCTCGAGGGCGCGAGCCTCGACCTGGAGTCGGTGACGTTCGGCGGCCGACCGCAGCCGGGAGCAACGGTTCCGCTGCGTATCGCGGTCGTCGCGAGCGAACCCGGCAGCTACTGGGTCGACGTCGACGGCGACCGCGAGCGATTCGAGATCGGCGGCGAGTCGTCGGACGACCTGGGGCACACGGTGACGGCCTCGGCGGCCGTCCCCGAGGACGCCGCGGGAACGCTCTCCGTGTCGATCGCGGGCGGGCGACTCGAGTAG
- a CDS encoding PhzF family phenazine biosynthesis protein, with translation METIRVLQVDAFTDEPLAGNAAGVVPDADDLAPDQMRSIARELALSETAFLRSSSDAEYGIRYFTPTQEVDLCGHATIGSFSHLHEEGLEAGTTTLETNVGVLEIDVESDGTVWMTQDDPDIREVDLDYGEVADALGVEVTGLEGVGADLPLAVSSTGLPFLMVPITYLRDVGNAVPDMAAVEALTDAVEATGLYLFTFDTLAAESTLHGRMFAPGAGVPEDPVTGTASGAVGAYLERYGALDPFPEECRLEQGHYVDRPGTVRVRIDDAVRVGGRGVTALDGTLVVPEDEDDGILEA, from the coding sequence ATGGAGACGATTCGCGTCCTGCAGGTCGACGCCTTCACGGACGAACCGCTGGCCGGAAACGCCGCCGGCGTCGTTCCCGACGCCGACGACCTCGCGCCCGACCAGATGCGGTCGATCGCCCGCGAACTCGCCCTGAGCGAGACGGCCTTTCTCCGCTCGAGTTCCGACGCGGAGTACGGAATCCGCTACTTCACGCCCACCCAGGAGGTCGACCTCTGCGGGCACGCGACGATCGGGTCGTTCTCGCACCTCCACGAGGAGGGCCTCGAGGCCGGAACGACGACCCTCGAGACGAACGTCGGCGTCCTCGAGATCGACGTCGAGTCCGACGGCACCGTCTGGATGACCCAGGACGACCCCGACATTCGGGAGGTCGACCTCGACTACGGCGAGGTCGCCGACGCCCTCGGCGTCGAGGTGACGGGGCTCGAGGGCGTCGGCGCCGACCTTCCGCTCGCGGTGTCCTCGACCGGCCTGCCGTTTCTGATGGTGCCCATCACCTACCTGCGGGACGTCGGTAACGCCGTCCCCGACATGGCGGCCGTCGAGGCGCTCACCGACGCGGTCGAGGCGACCGGTCTCTACCTGTTCACCTTCGACACGCTCGCCGCGGAGTCGACGCTCCACGGGCGGATGTTCGCCCCCGGCGCCGGCGTTCCGGAGGACCCGGTCACCGGAACCGCGAGCGGCGCGGTCGGGGCCTACCTCGAGCGCTACGGCGCGCTCGATCCGTTCCCCGAGGAGTGTCGACTCGAGCAGGGCCACTACGTCGACCGCCCCGGAACGGTGCGGGTCAGGATCGACGACGCGGTTCGGGTCGGCGGTCGGGGCGTCACCGCACTCGACGGCACGCTCGTCGTGCCCGAGGACGAAGACGACGGCATTCTCGAGGCCTAA